A genomic region of Zalophus californianus isolate mZalCal1 chromosome 1, mZalCal1.pri.v2, whole genome shotgun sequence contains the following coding sequences:
- the LOC118356188 gene encoding transcription factor BTF3-like: MKETIMNQEKLAKLQAQVRIGGKGTARRKKKVVHRTATADDKKLHFSLKKLGLGVNNISGIEEVNMFTNQGTVIHFNNPKVQASLAANTFTITGHAETKQLTEMLPSILNQLGADSLTSLRRLAEALPKQSVDGKAPLATGEDDDDEVPDLVENFDEASKNEAN, encoded by the exons atgaaagaaactatcatgaaccaggagaaactcgccaagctgcaagcacaagtgcgcattggtgggaaaggaactgctcgccgaaagaagaaggtggttcatagaacggctacagcagatgataaaaaacttcacttctccttaaagaagttaggg ttaggggtaaacaatatctctggtattgaagaagtgaatatgttcacaaaccaaggaacagtgatccactttaacaaccccaaagttcaggcatccctggcagcgaacactttcaccattacaggccatgctgagacaaagcagctgacagaaatgctacccagtatcttaaaccaacttggtgcagacagtctgactagtttaagaagactggctgaagctctgcccaaacaatctgtggatggaaaagcaccacttgctaccggagaggatgatgatgatgaagttccagatcttgtggagaattttgatgaagcttctaagaatgaagcaaactga